One Desulfatiglans anilini DSM 4660 DNA window includes the following coding sequences:
- a CDS encoding OmpA family protein has protein sequence MRRSFFMAFLLIAVGAFFVGCATAPQPLAPFQAYDLNPKVKSGDYTQSVDNFVVVFDGSTSMSDKCQGHKKLDLAREVVNRMNQTIPAIKLNGALRTFGQGSCIPGDPTSVIYGPAPYVSADMAKAIAKITCTGGNTPLGEAMEASAAELKAMQGPTAMIIFSDGEATDKAVPAAEALKKEFPGLCIYTVQIGDSKTGKAVLDEVAKAGNCGFATNAKDIMGGAEMAAFVEKVFLTKGEKPKAVGRLDSDGDGVPDDIDQCPGTPKGAKVDERGCWVIPNVLFDFDKDTVKPQYQGVLDDVVRVLKLNPNVMIQLDGHTDSIGTEQYNMGLSQRRSNSVKKYLEKAGIVSGRLTTKAYGESKPIAPNKIDGKDNPAGRAKNRRVELSPVF, from the coding sequence ATGCGTAGATCTTTTTTCATGGCGTTTCTTTTGATTGCGGTAGGGGCTTTCTTTGTTGGGTGTGCGACAGCGCCCCAACCCCTGGCGCCTTTCCAGGCGTATGACCTGAACCCAAAAGTCAAATCGGGGGATTACACCCAAAGCGTTGACAATTTCGTCGTGGTCTTTGATGGCTCCACCTCCATGTCAGACAAGTGCCAGGGGCACAAGAAGCTGGATCTCGCGCGCGAAGTAGTGAACCGCATGAACCAGACGATCCCCGCCATCAAGCTCAACGGAGCGTTGCGCACCTTCGGGCAGGGCTCCTGCATCCCCGGGGACCCGACCTCCGTCATCTATGGACCGGCCCCTTACGTGAGCGCCGACATGGCCAAGGCGATCGCCAAGATCACCTGCACCGGCGGCAACACCCCCCTCGGAGAAGCGATGGAAGCCTCCGCTGCTGAGTTGAAGGCCATGCAGGGCCCAACCGCCATGATCATCTTCAGCGACGGCGAAGCCACTGACAAGGCCGTTCCTGCGGCCGAAGCCCTCAAGAAGGAATTCCCCGGGCTCTGCATCTACACGGTTCAGATCGGCGACAGCAAAACCGGGAAGGCCGTCCTCGATGAAGTCGCCAAGGCCGGGAATTGCGGATTTGCGACCAACGCCAAGGACATCATGGGCGGCGCCGAGATGGCCGCTTTCGTCGAAAAGGTCTTCCTGACCAAGGGTGAAAAACCGAAGGCCGTTGGAAGACTTGACAGCGACGGCGACGGCGTGCCCGACGATATCGATCAGTGCCCCGGCACCCCCAAGGGAGCCAAGGTGGATGAGAGAGGCTGCTGGGTCATTCCGAACGTCCTCTTCGACTTCGACAAAGACACCGTCAAGCCCCAGTACCAGGGTGTCCTCGACGACGTTGTACGCGTCCTCAAACTCAATCCCAACGTCATGATTCAGTTGGATGGACATACGGACAGCATCGGCACCGAACAGTACAACATGGGCCTCTCCCAGAGGCGGTCCAACTCCGTCAAGAAATACCTCGAGAAGGCCGGCATCGTTTCGGGTCGTCTGACCACCAAGGCCTACGGTGAGTCCAAGCCGATCGCCCCGAACAAGATCGACGGCAAGGATAATCCGGCTGGCAGGGCAAAGAATCGGCGCGTCGAGTTGTCGCCTGTCTTCTAG
- a CDS encoding mechanosensitive ion channel family protein, with protein sequence MHYLTTYGINVIGAIIILILGKIGAGIARRIVTRVLRKSNTDASVISFVAGLAYTLVLVFAVLAALAKFGVQTTSFIAVLGAAGLAVGLALQGSLANFAAGFLLLVLRPFKTDDYIDAAGVSGSVKEIHLFTTTLVTPDNIKIIVPNSKIFADTIKNFSAYDIRRLDMVFGIGYGSSIEKAIEVLQDLLKKDPRILAEPELQIVVAELADSSVNLFVRPWVKKTDYWDVKFDFTHAVKKAFDQNDIEIPFPQRTIHMVNP encoded by the coding sequence ATGCATTATCTAACCACATACGGCATCAATGTAATCGGCGCCATTATCATTCTGATCCTCGGTAAGATCGGTGCCGGAATCGCCCGAAGGATCGTCACCAGAGTCCTTCGCAAGTCCAATACCGATGCCTCGGTGATCTCGTTTGTCGCCGGTCTGGCGTATACGTTGGTCCTCGTTTTTGCCGTATTGGCCGCCCTCGCCAAATTCGGCGTGCAGACCACCTCATTCATCGCCGTCCTGGGCGCCGCCGGTCTGGCCGTCGGCCTGGCGCTGCAGGGCTCCCTTGCCAACTTTGCGGCCGGTTTTCTTTTGCTGGTCCTGCGTCCATTCAAGACCGACGACTACATCGATGCCGCCGGGGTAAGCGGCAGTGTAAAGGAGATCCATCTCTTCACCACCACGCTGGTGACACCCGACAACATCAAAATCATCGTCCCCAACAGCAAGATCTTCGCCGATACCATCAAAAACTTTTCGGCATACGATATACGCCGCCTTGATATGGTCTTTGGCATCGGTTATGGATCCTCCATTGAAAAGGCCATCGAGGTGCTCCAAGACCTCCTCAAGAAGGATCCCCGAATCCTGGCGGAGCCCGAGCTGCAAATCGTAGTCGCGGAACTGGCCGATTCCAGCGTGAACCTCTTTGTACGTCCATGGGTCAAAAAGACCGACTATTGGGATGTGAAATTCGATTTCACCCATGCCGTCAAGAAGGCATTCGATCAAAACGACATCGAAATTCCCTTTCCTCAGCGCACCATCCACATGGTCAACCCATAG
- the groL gene encoding chaperonin GroEL (60 kDa chaperone family; promotes refolding of misfolded polypeptides especially under stressful conditions; forms two stacked rings of heptamers to form a barrel-shaped 14mer; ends can be capped by GroES; misfolded proteins enter the barrel where they are refolded when GroES binds), giving the protein MAGKDIKYSAAAREKILKGVDTLANAVKVTLGPKGRNVLIEKSWGAPKITKDGVTVAKEIDLEDKFENMGAQMVREVASKTSDVAGDGTTTATILAQAVFREGSKLVAAGANPMAVKRGIDKAVELVVAELKKISKPTKEKREIAQVGTISANNDKTIGNIISEAMEKVGKEGVITVEEAKSMETTLEIVEGMQFDRGYVSPYFVTDPEKMEVHLEEPFILLSEKKISSMKDLVPILEQIARMNKPLLILAEDVEGEALATLVVNKLRGTLQCAAVKAPGFGDRRKAMLQDIAILTGGQVISEDLGIKLENITVQDLGTAKRISVNKDNTTIVDGGGSREALDGRVKQIRAQIEETTSDYDREKLQERLAKLIGGVAVISVGAATETEMKERKDRVEDALNATRAAVEEGIVPGGGVAFARVIKSLGDAHFEGDEELGLDLVKRALEEPVRQIANNAGFEGSVVIQKVLEGSGAYGFNADTGVYEDLIEAGVIDPTKVTRFALQNAASVAGLLMTTEAMVAEKPAKKKSAAPPMPPDDDMY; this is encoded by the coding sequence ATGGCTGGTAAAGATATCAAATACAGTGCAGCTGCCAGGGAGAAGATCCTGAAGGGCGTCGACACCCTTGCCAATGCGGTAAAGGTTACATTGGGTCCGAAGGGGAGGAATGTGCTGATCGAGAAGTCCTGGGGCGCTCCGAAGATCACCAAGGACGGTGTGACGGTTGCAAAGGAGATCGATCTCGAAGACAAGTTCGAAAACATGGGCGCTCAGATGGTCAGGGAGGTCGCTTCGAAGACCTCGGACGTTGCCGGGGACGGAACGACCACGGCCACGATCCTCGCCCAGGCGGTTTTTCGTGAAGGGTCCAAACTGGTGGCGGCAGGCGCCAACCCTATGGCGGTCAAGCGCGGGATCGACAAGGCTGTGGAGCTGGTGGTGGCGGAGTTGAAAAAGATCTCCAAACCCACTAAAGAGAAAAGGGAAATCGCGCAGGTCGGAACGATCTCCGCCAATAATGACAAGACCATCGGAAACATCATTTCCGAGGCCATGGAGAAGGTCGGTAAAGAAGGGGTGATTACGGTCGAAGAGGCCAAAAGCATGGAGACCACCCTGGAGATCGTCGAGGGGATGCAGTTCGACCGTGGATATGTCAGCCCCTATTTTGTGACTGACCCTGAGAAGATGGAGGTCCATCTCGAGGAGCCCTTCATCCTGCTCAGCGAGAAAAAGATCAGCAGCATGAAGGATCTGGTTCCGATTCTGGAGCAGATCGCCCGGATGAACAAACCCCTCTTGATCCTCGCGGAGGATGTGGAGGGTGAGGCCCTTGCGACTCTGGTGGTCAACAAGCTGCGCGGAACGCTGCAGTGCGCAGCCGTAAAGGCCCCCGGCTTCGGCGACCGGCGCAAAGCCATGCTGCAGGATATCGCGATTCTGACCGGTGGTCAGGTCATCAGCGAGGACCTCGGGATCAAACTCGAGAACATCACGGTCCAGGATCTGGGCACGGCCAAGCGGATCTCGGTGAACAAAGACAATACCACCATCGTTGACGGCGGCGGGAGCCGTGAGGCGCTGGATGGCCGGGTCAAGCAGATTCGGGCTCAGATCGAGGAGACCACAAGCGATTATGACCGGGAAAAGCTTCAGGAGCGCCTTGCCAAGCTGATCGGCGGCGTGGCGGTCATCAGTGTGGGGGCTGCGACCGAGACTGAGATGAAAGAGCGCAAGGATCGTGTCGAAGACGCCTTGAACGCCACCCGCGCGGCGGTCGAAGAAGGCATTGTTCCCGGGGGCGGCGTGGCCTTTGCTCGGGTGATCAAATCGCTGGGAGATGCGCATTTTGAAGGCGATGAAGAGCTGGGCTTGGATCTTGTCAAGCGTGCGCTCGAAGAGCCGGTGCGGCAGATCGCAAACAACGCGGGCTTCGAGGGATCGGTCGTGATTCAGAAGGTGCTCGAAGGAAGCGGCGCCTATGGGTTCAATGCCGATACGGGCGTTTACGAGGATCTGATTGAGGCTGGTGTCATCGATCCCACCAAAGTGACTCGTTTTGCACTGCAGAATGCTGCTTCAGTGGCAGGATTGCTCATGACCACGGAGGCCATGGTTGCTGAAAAACCGGCCAAGAAAAAGTCGGCGGCCCCGCCCATGCCCCCGGATGATGACATGTACTGA
- the groES gene encoding co-chaperone GroES codes for MNIRPLNDRVVVLRIEEEEKTPGGLIIPDTAKEKPQEGRVIAVGVGKLNDKAERIPMEVKENDRVLFSKYAGNEIKIDGVEHLIMREDDILAIVEA; via the coding sequence ATGAATATCAGACCGTTGAATGATCGCGTGGTGGTGCTTCGCATCGAAGAAGAGGAGAAGACACCGGGCGGCCTCATTATCCCGGACACGGCCAAAGAGAAGCCGCAGGAGGGCCGGGTGATCGCGGTTGGCGTCGGGAAACTGAATGACAAAGCCGAAAGGATCCCGATGGAGGTCAAGGAAAACGACCGTGTCTTGTTCAGTAAGTATGCGGGCAATGAGATCAAGATCGATGGTGTGGAACATTTGATCATGCGTGAGGATGACATTTTGGCGATTGTGGAAGCTTGA